The following proteins come from a genomic window of Candidatus Obscuribacter sp.:
- a CDS encoding site-specific integrase → MWVNGYRQDLLDEGKSPNTVNAHLYTLNSYYKFLGYGGHQSARVPEERSRPKALSAKISGGYSGIVDRALSVRDKAIIYTAFYAGLSVAELASMNVEDITFYTDGGRLTVPERTRLKGRRIEFLKTLKPHLKAHVIDMIRKGQYPDCPTSEQSQKVETPLWQNRQKKRLTGRMIQSIVNNLGAILDLPLSLNTIRNTWLAAESAKRKNDRARLARMSGFKSGQTLVHYKDPVIV, encoded by the coding sequence ATGTGGGTAAACGGTTACAGGCAAGACTTACTCGATGAAGGCAAAAGCCCCAATACGGTAAACGCTCACCTCTACACATTGAACTCTTACTATAAATTCCTTGGCTACGGTGGTCACCAGTCAGCACGAGTGCCAGAGGAGCGCAGCAGACCTAAAGCACTGTCAGCCAAAATCAGTGGCGGCTATTCTGGGATTGTTGATCGAGCCTTGAGCGTCAGAGACAAAGCGATTATCTACACTGCATTTTATGCCGGTCTATCAGTCGCTGAGCTGGCCTCTATGAATGTAGAGGATATTACTTTCTACACCGACGGCGGCCGTCTGACGGTTCCTGAGAGAACCAGGCTTAAAGGTCGTCGCATAGAATTCCTCAAAACTCTGAAGCCACATTTAAAAGCCCACGTCATAGATATGATTCGTAAGGGCCAATACCCAGACTGTCCGACCTCTGAGCAGTCGCAAAAGGTAGAAACACCCTTATGGCAGAACCGTCAAAAGAAGCGACTGACCGGCCGGATGATTCAGTCCATCGTCAACAACTTGGGAGCAATTCTCGATCTGCCGTTGAGCCTGAACACCATACGTAATACCTGGCTGGCAGCCGAGAGCGCCAAGCGTAAGAACGATAGGGCAAGGCTAGCCAGAATGAGTGGCTTCAAGAGTGGTCAAACTCTGGTTCACTACAAAGACCCTGTAATCGTCTGA
- a CDS encoding tyrosine-type recombinase/integrase, with amino-acid sequence MPKNPDKPLAPKAARLMPQPTLRLVYADYRKFRKMKVSTIEKYESVIDLCFPDWWERNLNTISKDEILERHLSISTKNGPRGVGSTQANYAFRILRALFKYAQGRYEDVNLEPVVRRNPVNVLSSTRAWNKSKRRTRIISKGKMKHWFRALQEYPNDSIRDYLTFIFLTGCRRTESVILQWSWVDLEHGIVSFPGTITKNGNDLVLPLCGYLWHLLKERRTRNDADPLWVFPGGTATQKTGKHLSNQLKCCDKIFQKSGVDWSVHDLRRTYATVALKCVSSDIIVKRLINHSTGNDVTAGYVCLDPEDLRPHVDKIAATILEYSGYRFIPQVGLVKLENVQQVEATIQEGALINALKKLDPKTLKEIARTFDRPQTMRLVVGSHT; translated from the coding sequence ATGCCCAAGAATCCAGATAAACCACTGGCACCAAAAGCAGCCCGGCTCATGCCTCAACCAACCTTAAGGCTGGTCTATGCGGACTATCGGAAGTTCCGCAAGATGAAAGTATCCACTATCGAGAAATATGAGTCAGTGATTGATCTTTGTTTTCCAGACTGGTGGGAGCGAAATCTAAACACCATCTCTAAGGACGAGATACTAGAGCGCCACTTGTCCATCAGTACCAAGAATGGCCCGCGTGGCGTCGGCAGCACTCAGGCAAACTATGCTTTCAGGATATTGAGAGCGCTGTTTAAGTATGCTCAGGGGCGATATGAGGACGTCAACTTAGAGCCGGTGGTTAGGCGTAACCCTGTCAATGTTTTGTCCTCTACAAGAGCCTGGAACAAGAGCAAACGCCGGACCAGGATCATATCTAAGGGGAAAATGAAGCACTGGTTTAGAGCGCTTCAAGAGTATCCAAATGACTCGATAAGAGACTACCTGACATTTATTTTTCTGACCGGTTGCCGTCGCACCGAGTCAGTAATTCTGCAATGGTCATGGGTCGATCTTGAGCATGGGATTGTAAGCTTTCCAGGCACGATAACCAAGAATGGTAATGATCTGGTGTTGCCTCTTTGCGGTTATCTCTGGCACCTGCTAAAAGAGCGCCGGACTAGAAATGACGCTGATCCTCTTTGGGTGTTTCCTGGTGGCACTGCTACGCAAAAGACTGGCAAACATCTTTCAAACCAGCTCAAATGCTGCGACAAGATATTTCAAAAATCAGGCGTAGATTGGTCAGTGCATGATTTGCGCCGGACCTATGCAACCGTGGCTTTGAAATGTGTATCCTCGGACATCATAGTAAAACGATTGATCAATCACAGCACCGGCAACGATGTCACGGCTGGTTATGTCTGCTTAGACCCGGAAGACTTACGGCCGCACGTCGACAAAATAGCAGCCACCATTCTTGAATACTCTGGCTATAGGTTCATTCCCCAGGTAGGGCTAGTGAAGCTTGAGAATGTTCAGCAGGTTGAGGCAACCATTCAGGAAGGCGCACTAATTAACGCGCTAAAGAAGCTAGATCCCAAAACACTCAAAGAGATAGCTCGCACTTTTGATAGACCGCAGACAATGCGGCTAGTAGTTGGCAGTCACACATAA
- a CDS encoding DUF4173 domain-containing protein, which produces MQKSLWILLPALGLGVAGKYLLGDTIYHHAPSGAGFSVWVLLNLMAAVLIVKVVRQKSLPALLFLIPAAFAAVGYSAVDSPWLQAMDLSVMALSVSFSCFAVASGGPVFTGVAGVFTAIFTGTYLPIFGAIDLFCYDLSYKGLISAKQKPLLAAICKGAVIAAPLLLVFTGLFCAADQKFAYLVTHLLNFNIADAFVDTVVVTSLTAGSAGILRTLGLISNDNPLKNGPRDIPNTDSDPDSQNSQDSSPPNTTYASNTSNLRASLNVPDSHGRMSIQDSIAQSTYQRSVDGAQESIKAKLGFIECATGLTLINLLFASFVVVQIRYLFGGAATIAATSGLNYSEYARHGFFELCTVASLVLPLLLIADAVCLRQSNKTQITFKVLSSTLIALVMVVMVSAMQRMQLYTSEYGLSELRFYTQAFMVWLATVCVIFVGTVLRANRGLFAKLSYGAGLISIAALHIINPDALIQRTNLPMAKLQKYDTAYALTLSNDGIPSLLNGLAQLPGQQQREIADCLLSRRSGAWHTDWRAFNWSRMQAYNAVQNHLKELEATKQFIK; this is translated from the coding sequence ATGCAAAAATCATTGTGGATCCTGCTCCCAGCCTTAGGGCTGGGGGTGGCCGGCAAGTACCTGCTTGGCGATACCATCTATCACCACGCTCCCAGCGGAGCGGGCTTTAGTGTCTGGGTATTGCTCAATTTAATGGCAGCAGTACTGATTGTAAAAGTAGTCAGACAAAAGTCTCTGCCAGCCCTGCTCTTTTTAATCCCGGCTGCCTTTGCCGCCGTAGGTTACAGCGCCGTAGATAGCCCCTGGTTGCAAGCAATGGACCTCAGCGTAATGGCACTGAGTGTCAGCTTTAGCTGCTTTGCAGTAGCTAGTGGAGGACCAGTCTTTACTGGTGTCGCCGGGGTCTTTACCGCAATTTTTACAGGTACCTATTTGCCAATTTTTGGTGCAATAGATTTATTTTGCTATGACCTGAGCTACAAAGGTTTGATTAGCGCCAAACAAAAACCATTGCTTGCGGCAATTTGTAAGGGCGCCGTGATAGCAGCCCCACTGCTACTTGTCTTTACTGGACTGTTTTGTGCAGCCGACCAAAAATTTGCCTATCTGGTCACCCATCTTTTAAACTTCAATATCGCCGATGCCTTTGTCGACACAGTAGTGGTCACCTCGCTAACGGCTGGCAGTGCCGGCATACTGCGCACACTTGGGCTTATCTCAAACGATAACCCACTCAAAAATGGTCCCCGTGATATACCAAATACTGATAGTGATCCGGACTCGCAAAACTCACAAGACTCGTCACCACCAAACACGACCTACGCATCAAACACCTCCAACCTGCGTGCCAGTCTAAATGTGCCAGACAGTCACGGACGCATGAGCATCCAGGACAGTATCGCGCAGAGCACCTATCAACGCTCAGTGGATGGAGCGCAGGAGAGCATCAAAGCAAAATTAGGCTTTATCGAATGCGCCACTGGTTTGACTTTGATCAATCTACTTTTCGCCAGCTTTGTGGTCGTACAAATCCGCTATCTCTTTGGCGGTGCTGCCACAATCGCTGCCACAAGCGGTCTCAACTACTCAGAATACGCCCGCCATGGATTTTTTGAACTCTGCACAGTAGCATCACTGGTGCTACCACTGCTACTAATTGCTGACGCTGTTTGTCTGAGACAATCAAACAAAACTCAGATTACTTTTAAGGTGCTATCGTCCACACTCATTGCCCTTGTAATGGTAGTGATGGTGTCGGCAATGCAACGCATGCAGCTCTACACCTCTGAGTATGGACTGAGTGAGTTGCGCTTTTATACCCAGGCATTTATGGTCTGGCTGGCTACTGTCTGCGTCATCTTTGTGGGCACAGTACTGCGCGCTAATCGTGGACTCTTTGCCAAACTATCCTACGGAGCTGGGCTCATATCGATAGCGGCATTGCACATAATCAATCCTGATGCGCTAATACAACGCACCAACTTGCCCATGGCCAAACTACAAAAGTACGACACAGCATACGCTCTCACACTGAGCAATGACGGCATCCCGTCACTGCTAAATGGACTAGCTCAGCTGCCAGGACAGCAGCAAAGAGAGATAGCTGATTGTCTCTTATCTCGTCGCAGTGGTGCCTGGCATACAGACTGGAGAGCCTTTAACTGGTCGCGCATGCAAGCTTATAACGCTGTCCAAAATCATCTAAAGGAGCTGGAAGCAACAAAACAATTTATCAAATAA
- a CDS encoding tyrosine-type recombinase/integrase — translation MREKEAVHNLHTQTTEPVLAEVLRDYLSANTLKLRTKTSYEAVIRRCYSDWLYRPITSIKRHDVQEKHKEISLSGKYQANLAGRILRALFTFAEYRYTDDQGEPLIQSNPTKVLTALNLWHPEKRRQRRVMPDEMPKWWSAVLSVENRTASDWLIVLLLSGMRRNEVTGLTYGDVDLNKGVITVRDTKSNRPLVYPMSDLLWALLKSRYVCAGFPPVSAPVFASQDGLSQMSKWDRSYDWVASVTGIRFSPHDLRRTWQSTATESNVHVYSLKRLMGHNFDNGDWTIGYYVQDIEHLRGCVQQITDAIVKQAGLEKSQLLRRWSEPAR, via the coding sequence ATGCGAGAAAAGGAAGCCGTGCATAACTTACATACGCAAACGACAGAGCCGGTACTGGCAGAAGTGCTGCGGGATTACTTGAGCGCCAATACTCTCAAGTTGCGCACAAAAACCAGCTATGAGGCGGTGATACGACGTTGTTATTCTGATTGGCTCTATCGTCCTATCACCAGCATCAAGCGCCATGACGTACAGGAGAAACACAAAGAGATCAGTCTCAGTGGTAAATATCAGGCAAATCTAGCAGGTCGAATCCTTAGGGCACTCTTTACCTTTGCCGAATACCGCTATACCGATGACCAAGGTGAACCACTTATACAGAGCAATCCCACAAAGGTATTGACCGCTCTAAATCTCTGGCACCCAGAGAAACGCCGCCAGAGACGAGTCATGCCAGACGAGATGCCTAAATGGTGGTCAGCAGTCTTGAGCGTGGAGAACCGCACCGCTAGCGATTGGCTTATAGTGCTGCTCCTGAGCGGCATGCGCCGTAATGAAGTTACCGGACTCACCTATGGTGACGTAGATCTAAACAAAGGTGTCATCACCGTGCGTGATACCAAATCAAATAGACCTCTTGTCTATCCAATGTCAGATTTACTTTGGGCACTGCTCAAATCTCGGTATGTTTGCGCCGGTTTCCCGCCTGTTTCAGCCCCTGTTTTTGCATCGCAGGATGGATTATCCCAGATGTCTAAATGGGATCGCTCCTATGACTGGGTAGCATCCGTTACTGGTATCAGATTTAGCCCGCACGATTTGCGCCGGACCTGGCAATCAACCGCCACGGAATCCAATGTGCACGTCTATAGTCTTAAACGGCTGATGGGGCATAACTTTGACAATGGAGATTGGACCATTGGTTACTACGTGCAGGACATCGAACACTTACGCGGCTGTGTCCAGCAGATCACCGACGCTATTGTCAAACAGGCTGGTCTTGAAAAGTCTCAGCTATTGCGCCGATGGTCTGAGCCAGCCAGGTAA
- a CDS encoding MerR family transcriptional regulator, producing MALKVFEGFQLEMVSELSLLSASSINTLRRHGMVTPVKQSGGYLYSFADVLTLRVIRQLRENDVPLKNIVKAHDYLSKLNTSKSLFNLEIAVRKDTGEVVAVGENLVNLSRHGQLQIREVCHIIPIGRTLERVRKNIVELDRRLTRKPKTSISLAALRKKYA from the coding sequence GTGGCTTTGAAGGTTTTTGAGGGATTTCAGCTTGAGATGGTGAGCGAACTCTCCCTTCTTTCGGCTAGCTCCATAAATACACTTCGCCGACACGGGATGGTGACTCCTGTGAAGCAGAGTGGCGGATACCTTTACTCTTTTGCTGATGTTCTGACCTTAAGAGTTATTAGGCAGTTGAGAGAGAATGACGTTCCTCTCAAAAATATTGTTAAAGCGCACGACTACCTGTCTAAGCTCAACACCTCTAAAAGCCTCTTCAACCTTGAAATAGCTGTACGCAAAGACACTGGCGAAGTGGTTGCTGTCGGAGAGAATTTAGTAAATCTCTCGAGACATGGTCAATTGCAAATTAGAGAAGTTTGTCACATTATTCCAATCGGTAGAACGCTTGAGCGTGTGCGTAAGAATATTGTCGAACTCGATAGAAGATTGACACGTAAGCCAAAGACTTCGATTAGCTTGGCTGCTTTGCGAAAGAAATATGCCTGA
- a CDS encoding recombinase family protein, with the protein MRAVIYARVSTKDQDCRRQIEDLKRFAERAGYEVIATLEEKASGVKNDRAERAKIIRMAQARLIDVVLVTELSRWGRSTQDLIATLQDLQARSVSLVAANSMQMDLSTPSGKLMATLLAGIAEFERELIQERVRSGIQSAKARGKKIGRQAGDNYKSGKKEIRIEELHRAGKSIREIAALTGLGKSTVADTIKRLKADSQAVAVA; encoded by the coding sequence ATGAGAGCAGTTATTTACGCCAGAGTATCGACCAAGGACCAAGACTGCCGCAGACAGATCGAAGACCTTAAGCGCTTTGCCGAGAGAGCTGGCTATGAGGTCATCGCCACTTTGGAGGAGAAAGCCAGCGGAGTAAAGAACGACCGCGCCGAGAGAGCCAAGATCATCAGGATGGCTCAGGCAAGATTGATCGATGTTGTCCTGGTCACTGAGCTGAGCCGCTGGGGTAGAAGCACTCAAGACTTGATCGCTACTCTCCAGGACCTGCAAGCCCGCAGCGTATCGCTAGTAGCCGCCAATAGTATGCAAATGGATCTCAGCACTCCGAGCGGTAAGCTGATGGCTACTCTCTTGGCTGGCATTGCTGAGTTTGAAAGAGAGCTGATACAGGAGCGTGTTAGATCCGGTATCCAGAGCGCGAAAGCCAGAGGCAAGAAGATCGGCAGGCAGGCAGGTGATAATTACAAGAGCGGCAAGAAAGAGATCCGCATCGAGGAATTACACCGCGCCGGTAAAAGCATAAGAGAGATCGCCGCTCTGACCGGCCTTGGTAAATCGACAGTAGCCGATACCATCAAGCGCCTGAAGGCTGACAGTCAGGCAGTAGCCGTGGCATAA
- a CDS encoding DUF4384 domain-containing protein, with product MKALPKLPLMSFILALALGAGVGLNAVSAQEEEGQAGAKGLFFEQLKKPEENINTGLRYWIELKRGNVVSQVTNKTQFKTGDSIRFHVCSNIDGFAYILLTEGSRAEQSVLFPDARMNEVNRVDRGKEYALPSDGFLTFDNNPGTEKLTLLLSRAPIDAQAYLARPQRQVTMIASAQTGSKDLVPAKIYVSYNAPRVEAPIIKDEPKAEPTVIKSDSQKGEKSANRKSKSEPKAKPTNIGTSKVKMHRTLIASGDNNKREDATVTVVSKQSGGLLHVDVALEHK from the coding sequence ATGAAAGCGTTGCCTAAACTGCCGCTTATGAGTTTTATTTTGGCTCTAGCCCTTGGGGCCGGTGTGGGTTTAAACGCCGTGAGCGCGCAGGAAGAAGAAGGTCAGGCAGGGGCAAAAGGGTTGTTTTTTGAACAGCTCAAAAAGCCAGAAGAGAATATCAATACCGGTCTGCGATACTGGATCGAGCTTAAAAGAGGCAATGTTGTCTCGCAAGTGACTAACAAAACCCAGTTCAAAACTGGCGATTCTATTCGCTTTCACGTTTGCTCCAATATTGATGGCTTTGCCTATATATTGTTGACCGAGGGCAGCCGGGCTGAGCAATCAGTGCTCTTTCCCGATGCGCGGATGAACGAAGTAAACCGTGTCGATAGAGGCAAAGAATACGCTCTACCTAGCGACGGCTTCCTCACTTTTGACAATAACCCTGGTACCGAAAAATTGACGCTGCTTTTGTCTCGTGCGCCAATTGATGCCCAGGCTTATCTTGCTCGTCCGCAAAGACAGGTGACTATGATTGCCTCAGCTCAGACCGGTAGCAAGGACCTTGTGCCAGCCAAAATCTATGTCAGCTACAATGCTCCTCGTGTTGAAGCTCCGATCATTAAGGATGAGCCCAAGGCTGAGCCTACTGTAATTAAGAGCGATAGCCAAAAAGGCGAGAAGTCTGCCAACAGAAAGTCCAAGAGCGAGCCTAAAGCTAAACCAACTAACATTGGTACTAGCAAGGTCAAAATGCACCGCACATTGATTGCCTCCGGCGATAACAACAAGCGCGAAGACGCTACAGTTACTGTAGTCTCCAAGCAATCTGGTGGTTTGCTCCACGTTGATGTGGCGCTAGAGCACAAATAA
- a CDS encoding DUF4388 domain-containing protein yields the protein MNDFDLTRHASFIGLIYDQTLSIREPICTFWQVDKDTIVTTAHSVILYKEALGALRARFPISGQERSLRSIAFHPELDVKQLSARAKVALTEPFPALPLQMYNVAVLKLSDKSNDVGSDTIGDVARTFAGMVGPKPGGLGGSLAEIELPLVVQTITNARKEGTLSVCDERGRTLGKIFCKDGRIHHVFYRGLVNEMAFYQIINHRLTGTFHFQTESEPDWTTVSEITKSTDLLLLESLRRLDEIEKLTAIVGGPSSLFERRTPAVNLEVLPPEAREFCRLLWPYVDGGTPLGSMWQVCGLDDFAVYSTLQELIKTRQVNYFEAPFVRDADKQPMELGLHIPLAPNDPVAALWVEDTSMAPLVRRGVLLGSARDQNPSHVVHNIALPTEAAGAPIFKDGGVIGLHCGSIPPDPLVQEQGGLHQMIWVEAVINCLRSAGDGELAKRLTMSGEDSQSVGGSARAPGIKEVVRIQCPKCGRSSLELANFCKGCGQRLIQDLEPKGKEKKKRTKASSTVQPIVQTLNVVPVENRRQPVGVAVAVSLLTLALGFGIAYAAPKPSFVPVVGLLLPELPRISTDMAEWIPDAAQPTWRIVENPNMQKFEGEEKFCIDIKVNSPSYVYAFCKQSSGALALMYPMKPENDQMQDKEAAISVGTAEITDKSKPNFQAFTFDNRSGTERFILMAAVKRQNFSQIQHSLTNLVNVLSICSVPMTMSMV from the coding sequence ATGAATGACTTCGACCTTACCAGACACGCCAGTTTTATCGGGCTCATATATGACCAGACGCTCTCTATAAGGGAGCCAATTTGCACATTTTGGCAAGTCGACAAAGACACTATTGTCACTACGGCGCATTCTGTGATTTTGTACAAGGAAGCTCTTGGCGCGCTGCGCGCTAGATTTCCTATTAGTGGTCAGGAGCGTTCACTGCGTTCTATTGCTTTTCACCCAGAGCTGGACGTTAAGCAGCTTTCGGCTCGGGCAAAAGTGGCATTAACTGAGCCATTTCCAGCATTGCCTCTGCAGATGTATAACGTCGCCGTGCTCAAGCTCTCCGACAAGTCTAACGATGTCGGCTCGGACACCATTGGAGATGTCGCCAGGACTTTTGCTGGCATGGTTGGTCCCAAGCCAGGTGGACTGGGTGGGTCACTTGCCGAAATAGAATTGCCTTTAGTGGTGCAAACTATCACCAATGCGCGCAAGGAAGGCACACTGAGCGTTTGCGATGAGCGTGGTCGCACTCTTGGTAAGATTTTTTGCAAAGACGGTCGCATCCACCATGTCTTTTATCGTGGTCTTGTTAATGAGATGGCTTTTTACCAGATTATCAATCATAGATTGACTGGTACTTTTCACTTCCAAACTGAGTCTGAGCCTGACTGGACAACAGTATCTGAGATTACCAAATCGACTGATTTGCTTTTGCTTGAGTCTTTGCGCCGTCTCGACGAAATAGAAAAATTGACTGCAATTGTTGGTGGTCCCAGCAGTCTTTTTGAGCGCCGTACTCCCGCTGTTAATCTAGAAGTCTTGCCGCCAGAAGCGCGTGAATTTTGTCGTCTTTTGTGGCCCTATGTCGATGGTGGCACACCGCTTGGTAGTATGTGGCAGGTCTGTGGTCTTGATGATTTTGCTGTTTACAGCACTCTGCAAGAGCTGATTAAGACCAGACAGGTCAATTATTTTGAAGCACCATTTGTCCGGGACGCTGATAAACAGCCGATGGAGCTTGGTCTGCATATCCCGCTTGCGCCCAACGATCCTGTCGCTGCTCTCTGGGTAGAAGACACATCAATGGCTCCCCTTGTGCGTCGCGGTGTGCTGTTGGGTAGTGCTCGAGATCAAAATCCATCTCATGTGGTGCACAATATAGCATTGCCTACCGAGGCAGCTGGTGCTCCTATATTTAAAGATGGCGGCGTAATTGGCTTGCACTGCGGCTCTATCCCGCCAGATCCGCTGGTGCAGGAGCAAGGCGGACTACACCAGATGATCTGGGTAGAGGCTGTGATCAATTGTTTGCGTAGTGCTGGAGATGGTGAGCTGGCCAAGCGTCTCACTATGTCCGGCGAAGACTCGCAAAGTGTGGGCGGCAGCGCTCGGGCACCTGGCATCAAAGAAGTGGTGCGCATACAGTGTCCTAAATGCGGCCGCAGCTCTCTTGAGTTGGCCAATTTTTGCAAGGGTTGTGGTCAGCGTCTGATCCAGGACCTGGAGCCAAAAGGCAAAGAGAAGAAGAAGCGTACAAAGGCAAGCTCTACTGTGCAGCCTATTGTGCAAACACTAAATGTGGTGCCAGTCGAAAACCGCAGGCAACCTGTAGGAGTGGCTGTGGCCGTCAGCTTACTGACACTAGCTCTGGGCTTTGGTATCGCTTATGCTGCTCCCAAGCCCAGCTTTGTGCCTGTTGTAGGTCTGCTTTTACCCGAATTACCCCGCATCTCTACCGATATGGCCGAGTGGATACCGGATGCCGCTCAGCCCACCTGGCGTATAGTCGAAAATCCCAATATGCAAAAGTTTGAGGGTGAAGAGAAATTTTGTATCGACATCAAAGTCAATTCGCCCTCTTATGTCTACGCTTTTTGTAAGCAGTCGTCTGGTGCTCTGGCTTTGATGTATCCAATGAAGCCAGAAAATGATCAGATGCAAGACAAAGAGGCGGCTATTTCGGTGGGCACGGCAGAAATCACCGATAAATCCAAGCCAAACTTTCAAGCTTTTACTTTTGACAATCGAAGTGGCACCGAACGCTTTATCCTTATGGCAGCGGTCAAAAGGCAAAATTTCTCTCAGATACAGCACTCTTTGACGAATTTAGTAAACGTGCTCTCGATTTGCTCAGTGCCGATGACTATGTCGATGGTGTAG
- a CDS encoding DUF429 domain-containing protein, whose protein sequence is MAPLLFAGADYSAAKSEPNPTWLAVAMIDNSAPVKNRRLSIKSLENCGSSNLITAICSSSDYWGNDFTAIGLDFPFSYPIPFIKAIAPPGKIIDDSGKIDWIAAMTYIAQCEYSLIERTADQVSQTLGVEPSRLADTHTSPRGASPLHRINPGLRKMTWQGHALLCELRALGMHVLPFESGSSTALMEVYPAAMLKSLYLPYRKYKGATPDARGMRVDILERLTRLHTVKELAWMDLELVIEPALLDIARGSDDALDAVIAALAATIAHFNKSLCAPDERLKSANGKHPGSPADFDGWIYTPYLQTSEL, encoded by the coding sequence GTGGCACCTCTCCTGTTTGCAGGCGCCGACTACAGCGCCGCTAAGAGCGAGCCAAACCCCACCTGGCTTGCCGTAGCAATGATAGACAACAGCGCGCCCGTCAAAAATAGGCGCCTCAGTATAAAATCCCTTGAAAACTGTGGCTCCAGCAATTTGATTACAGCTATCTGCTCAAGCAGCGACTACTGGGGCAATGACTTTACAGCCATCGGGCTTGACTTCCCCTTTAGCTATCCAATTCCTTTTATAAAAGCGATTGCTCCCCCAGGCAAAATCATTGATGACAGTGGCAAAATCGACTGGATTGCCGCCATGACCTATATCGCGCAGTGTGAATACTCGCTCATAGAGCGTACGGCAGACCAGGTCAGCCAGACTCTCGGGGTCGAACCCTCGCGCCTGGCGGATACACACACCAGCCCCCGGGGTGCAAGCCCGCTGCATCGCATTAATCCAGGCTTGCGCAAAATGACCTGGCAGGGGCATGCCCTGCTATGCGAGCTAAGGGCACTGGGCATGCACGTTTTACCTTTTGAAAGCGGCAGCAGCACAGCCCTGATGGAGGTTTACCCAGCTGCCATGCTCAAGAGCCTGTATTTGCCCTACCGCAAATACAAAGGTGCGACACCAGACGCTAGAGGTATGCGAGTAGATATACTGGAGCGCCTGACCAGGTTACACACTGTAAAGGAGCTAGCGTGGATGGACCTGGAGCTAGTCATTGAGCCAGCTTTGCTCGATATTGCCAGGGGCTCAGATGATGCACTTGATGCCGTGATAGCGGCACTTGCAGCCACTATTGCGCATTTTAACAAAAGCCTTTGTGCACCGGACGAGCGACTAAAAAGCGCCAATGGCAAGCATCCAGGCTCACCGGCAGACTTTGATGGCTGGATCTACACCCCCTATCTGCAAACGAGTGAGTTATAA